One part of the Plasmodium yoelii strain 17X genome assembly, chromosome: 13 genome encodes these proteins:
- a CDS encoding ATP-dependent RNA helicase MAK5, putative, producing the protein MIFKKVSIDSSLLKRLSKEGLVSIEVAKASDVKILNKDNVENSTNKNRDLKKKKNNNKLSKVTKKTITKKEKKTKKKNIKKNNNNDSDSDKASKSVKPNETFKTIEDDHKDRTKTKIEVKKKRKKVRGKKKNKVKIKINKDKNKSENSSGKKENDVEPQNYDKNMSKQSNEENNIKEVEQKKKKIFDIEQIIKNEENFKNIKEIKYKIHCSKWNKNNELNISHNIIKSLYDHNFYSPREIQSKTLQHSINEKKDIIVVSKTGTGKTLTFCLPILSNILQNKLKEFHTKNNKINNSEKKANKKTDKKTNKKTGQKFRCLVLVPTRELAVQILNHFNYVNKYINIYIITIIGGLNINKQLRLISKKPEIIICTPGRLKYFLQLEDKINYLYNMKNVRYFVCDEVDKMIETSFINDIHFISKHLYKCVDEKKKFIQTFLLSATLSLTVQLHNENLAKLLNYISIRKNKSYIIDLTNEKDHDQNKILTFNNNDINYNNSTFLPDHLTLNIIKCEKKIILHKLYYLLKLYILKDLPTNKENKIKKIIIFLNTIKLVKDVSTIFKYLFFESGLESSLPNKYKTNLSLSKKINIYSIHSKQKLKERIQSVSKFTESNNSSILFCTDVMSRGIDLNKCDLIIQLNCPISDITFIHRSGRTARNLKSGECICFITDDEISKWNISLKKIGLNLKDLKEYEHVKTIPNNEFSKINKSIEYCNEILQLQNKIKTNKEKSNLSKLAKDAELSNDDDITSDSDNPFPKKTNEHIFKNLFRLKKQLYNTLYHE; encoded by the exons atgatTTTTAAGAAAGTGTCAATTGATTCCTCTTTGCTGAAAag ATTGAGTAAAGAAGGGTTAGTATCCATTGAAGTTGCCAAAGCTAGCGATGTAAAGATATTAAACAAAGACAATGTGGAAAATAGTACAAACAAAAATAGGGatttgaaaaagaaaaaaaataataataaactcAGTAAAgttacaaaaaaaacaattacaaagaaggaaaaaaaaacaaaaaaaaaaaacataaaaaaaaacaataataatgatagtgACAGTGATAAGGCAAGCAAATCTGTAAAACCGAATGAAACATTTAAGACGATTGAGGATGACCATAAGGATCGCACAAAGACTAAAAtagaagtaaaaaaaaaaagaaaaaaagtgcgagggaaaaaaaaaaataaagtaaaaataaaaataaataaagataaaaataaaagtgaaaATTCATCtggaaaaaaagaaaatgatgtaGAACCccaaaattatgataaaaatatgagtAAGCAAAGTAACGAAGAAAATAACATAAAAGAGGTtgaacaaaaaaagaaaaaaatatttgatatagaacaaattataaaaaatgaagaaaattttaaaaatataaaagaaataaaatataaaatacattgttctaaatggaataaaaataacgaaTTGAATATATCTCATAATATAATCAAATCATTATatgatcataatttttatagtCCTAGAGAAATACAAAGTAAAACATTGCAACATtctataaatgaaaaaaaagatataattGTTGTATCAAAAACGGGAACAGGAAAAACGCTAACCTTTTGTTTGCCTATATTAAGCaatatattacaaaataaGTTAAAAGAATTTCATAccaaaaataacaaaataaataatagcgaaaaaaaagcaaataaaaaaacagataaaaaaacaaataaaaaaacaggACAAAAATTTAGATGCCTAGTATTAGTCCCAACACGTGAATTAGCTGTTCAAATCTTAAATCATTTTaattatgttaataaatatattaacatatatattataacaattATAGGAGgcttaaatattaataaacaaCTAAGACTAATATCAAAGAAACcagaaattattatttgcacTCCTGGTcgattaaaatattttttacaattagaagataaaattaattatttatataacatGAAAAATGTAAGATATTTTGTTTGTGATGAAGTAGACAAAATGATTGAAACATCTTTTATAAATGATATCCATTTTATTTCaaaacatttatataaatgtgtggatgaaaaaaaaaaatttattcaaacatttttattatcagcAACATTAAGTTTAACAGTTCAATTACATAATGAAAATCTAGCTAAgctattaaattatatttccataagaaaaaataaatcatatataattgatttaacaaatgaaaaagatCATGACCAAAACAAAATTCTaacttttaataataatgatataaattataataattcaaCCTTTTTACCTGACCATTTAACactaaatataattaaatgtgaaaaaaaaattattttacataaactttattatttattaaaattatatattttaaaggaTTTACCAactaataaagaaaataaaattaaaaaaattattatatttctgAATACTATTAAATTAGTAAAAGATGTTAGTACAATATTTAAAtacttattttttgaatCAGGTTTAGAATCATCTTTAcctaataaatataaaacaaatttatctttgtctaaaaaaattaatatatattcaatacattctaaacaaaaattaaaagaaagaATTCAAAGTGTATCCAAATTTACAGAATCAAATAATAGTTCGATTCTTTTTTGTACTGATGTTATGAGTCGAGGAATAGATTTGAATAAATGTGATTTAATTATTCAGCTTAATTGCCCAATTTCAGACATTACTTTTATTCATAGATCTGGTCGAACAGCTAGAAACTTGAAATCAG gcGAATGTATTTGTTTTATCACAGATGATGAAATATCTAAGTGGAATATTTCACTCAAAAAAATTGGCTTGAATTTAAAAGATCTTAAAGAATATGAACATGTAAAAACAATaccaaataatgaattttcaaaaataaataaatcaatTGAATATTGTAATGAAATATTAcaattacaaaataaaataaaaactaataaagaaaaatctAATTTAAGTAAACTAGCCAAAGATGCAGAATTATcaaatgatgatgatataaCTTCAGATTCAGATAATCCATTTcctaaaaaaacaaatgaacatatttttaaaaatctATTTCgtttaaaaaaacaattatataatacaCTCTACCATGAATAA
- a CDS encoding mitochondrial ribosomal protein S29 precursor, putative, with the protein MATLITRRFNKYNIPRVINNTKVHKIYRETNKRHEDDLFKIYNKELVAFPYEEDKYNELLNIKVNKENRNIADFYFNPNIYINVHNNKIKNLEFSDFDLENVDKYFLFEKEYLDTYFPEGLAGEIPKDILMHNTDNDNFDLFLNKIKKESVNTSNSLIPQKHNFEHLKGVGILYRKLTHEIINELRICEQNYKISNKRESYNLDKYFLNNQNVDVYYDNTKNVTNPTYINNDEEKIQTYDKSKNNIYKSRSILIDGKRGTGKSCILNTVVLWAKLRSWIVIFIPDIKKYKFDINTIVRSNTNLYIQPELSKEFLENILKVNEKYLKEIKIFKDILYNTCLDGTHLFYNKKIYNDIIKKTIEEEIANDNNYSKLNDIEQNMYRQKLYKFYQDNIKIPNILDKFPMPQNLVELINIGINNSAYSNLCVYILFEHLKKQTQFPILIAVDQFNYNLSVSEYLSINFENTKYNGYIPTYYFTIPKLLLQWNTSKYKRCVKIVSTCWDRENRRNFRPDLLGINKKETKTLRNFTLIEFKNYVSHLFNQNVIYNFDINKLEYFYMLTGGNGFQARKLLTTLY; encoded by the exons ATGGCCACTTTGATTACCCGtagatttaataaatataatataccccgtgtaataaataatacaaaagttcacaaaatatatagagaAACAAATAAACGACATGAAGATGATTTATTCAAAATCTATAACAAAGAGTTGGTAGCATTCCCATATGAAgaagataaatataatgaattgctaaatataaaagtgaataaagaaaatagaaatatagccgatttttattttaatccaaatatatatataaatgtacataataataaaataaaaaatttagagTTCTCTGATTTTGATCTTGAAAATGTGGATAAATATTTCTTATTTGAAAAAGAATATTTAGATACTTATTTTCCTGAAGGTTTAGCAGGAGAAATACCAAAAGATATTTTAATGCACAATActgataatgataattttgatctatttttaaataaaataaaaaaagaatctGTTAATACATCTAATTCATTGATACCACAAAAACACAACTTTGAACATCTGAAAGGTGTAGGAATACTTTACAGAAAATTGACACatgaaattataaatgaATTGAGAATTTGtgaacaaaattataaaatatctaATAAACGAgaatcatataatttagataaatattttttaaataatcaaaatgttgatgtatattatgataatacaaaaaatgttacCAATCCtacttatataaataatgatgaagaaaaaatacaaacatatgataaatcaaaaaacaatatatataaaagtaGATCAATATTAATAGATGGAAAAAGAGGAACAGGAAAAAGTTGTATATTAAACACTGTTGTTTTATGGGCTAAACTCCGTTCTTggattgttatttttattccagatattaaaaaatataaatttgataTAAACACTATTGTTAGAAGTAacacaaatttatatatacaaccTGAATTAAGTAAAGAATTTctggaaaatatattaaaagttaatgaaaaatatttaaaagaaataaaaatatttaaagatattttatataatacatgTCTAGATGGAacacatttattttacaataaaaaaatttataatgatattataaaaaaaactataGAAGAAGAAATAgctaatgataataattattctaaattaaatgatatagaacaaaatatgtatagacaaaaattatataaattttatcaaGATAATATCAAAATACCCAACATTTTAGATAAATTTCCTATGCCTCAAAATTTagtagaattaataaatataggtattaataattctgcttattcaaatttatgtgtatatatattatttgaacATTTGAAAAAACAAACACAATTCCCTATCTTAATAGCTGTTGAtcaatttaattataatttaagtGTTTCTGAATATTTATctataaattttgaaaatacgAAATATAATGGATATATTCCaacttattattttactatacccaaattattattacaatggAATacttcaaaatataaaagatgtGTTAAAATAGTATCTACTTGTTGGGATAGAGAAAACAGAAGAAATTTCAGACCAGATCTTCttggaataaataaaaaagaaactAAAACTCTTCGAAATTTTACTCTtattgaatttaaaaattatgtttCTCATCTTTTCAATCAAAATGttatatacaattttgaCATTAATAAATTGGAATATTTTTACATGTTAACAG GAGGAAATGGCTTTCAGGCAAGGAAACTTCTAACAACTTTGTACTAa